In Microbacterium cremeum, a genomic segment contains:
- a CDS encoding biotin--[acetyl-CoA-carboxylase] ligase, whose translation MTIAPEGYPLTAAVSPRVQVVPTTDSTNADVVHHVVEAPGDWPHLSVLLTTDQRAGRGRLDRSWVTPPGTALAASVVVRVPGLPVASRGWIPLLAGAAMTRAVRAQLAGTAHFASLKWPNDVLLDAGKVCGILAEVVPGHPDTVVVGSGVNTRMSRTDLPVETATSFEAVGRVCDEDRLLADYLTALDEQLSALTVAGGDAEASGVRTAVESLCSTIGSDVAVSLPDGETLRGRARRIDADGRLVVEQDSEFESIVSAGDVVHVR comes from the coding sequence ATGACGATCGCGCCCGAGGGGTACCCGCTGACCGCTGCCGTGAGCCCGCGCGTGCAGGTCGTGCCGACGACGGACTCGACCAACGCCGACGTCGTCCATCACGTGGTGGAGGCTCCCGGCGATTGGCCGCACCTCTCGGTGCTGCTGACGACCGACCAGCGGGCAGGGCGAGGACGCCTCGACCGGTCGTGGGTCACGCCGCCAGGCACCGCGCTCGCGGCGTCGGTGGTGGTGCGCGTGCCCGGTCTTCCGGTGGCGTCTCGCGGCTGGATCCCGCTCCTGGCCGGAGCCGCCATGACCCGTGCCGTCCGGGCGCAGCTCGCGGGCACTGCGCACTTCGCGTCGCTCAAATGGCCGAACGACGTCCTCCTCGACGCCGGCAAGGTGTGCGGGATCCTCGCGGAGGTCGTGCCGGGGCATCCGGATACCGTCGTCGTCGGCTCGGGGGTCAACACGCGCATGTCGCGTACCGATCTTCCGGTCGAGACGGCGACGTCGTTCGAGGCGGTCGGGCGGGTGTGCGACGAGGACCGGCTCCTCGCCGACTACCTCACGGCGCTCGACGAGCAGCTTTCGGCGCTCACGGTCGCCGGCGGCGACGCCGAGGCCTCGGGCGTGCGGACCGCGGTCGAGAGCCTGTGCAGCACCATCGGCAGCGACGTGGCGGTCTCGCTGCCCGACGGCGAGACGCTGCGCGGCCGGGCGCGGCGGATCGACGCCGACGGCCGGCTCGTCGTCGAGCAGGACTCCGAGTTCGAGAGCATCGTGTCGGCCGGAGACGTCGTCCACGTCCGCTGA
- a CDS encoding Maf family protein, with protein MRVCLASTSPARLMLLQQFGIRPLTVAPDVDEEGVVSAVEEAEGRRLPPDEHVLLLARRKAAAVAARLADDIPDFDGIVIGGDSMFEIGGEVLGKPYTTENAVARWRAMRGRTGVLHSGHAVVRLEPGAPAREVHATAAASVSFVDDVTDAEIEAYVATGEPLHVAGAFTVDSLGGAFIERVEGDPSTVVGMSVSTLRRLVRDVGVDWTALWNTTDPSLGDTPTLS; from the coding sequence ATGCGCGTGTGCCTCGCCTCGACCTCGCCCGCCCGGCTCATGCTGCTGCAGCAGTTCGGCATCCGTCCCCTCACCGTCGCGCCCGACGTCGACGAAGAGGGCGTCGTCTCGGCGGTCGAGGAGGCCGAGGGCCGCCGGCTCCCGCCCGACGAGCACGTCCTGCTGCTGGCGCGCCGCAAGGCGGCCGCCGTCGCGGCGCGACTGGCCGACGACATCCCCGACTTCGACGGCATCGTCATCGGCGGCGACTCGATGTTCGAGATCGGCGGCGAGGTGCTCGGCAAGCCCTACACGACCGAGAACGCCGTGGCGCGGTGGCGGGCGATGCGCGGCCGCACCGGCGTGCTGCATTCGGGTCACGCCGTGGTCCGGCTCGAGCCCGGCGCACCCGCGCGCGAGGTGCACGCGACGGCTGCGGCATCCGTCTCGTTCGTCGACGATGTGACGGATGCCGAGATCGAGGCGTACGTGGCGACCGGCGAACCCCTGCACGTCGCCGGCGCGTTCACCGTCGACAGCCTCGGCGGCGCGTTCATCGAACGGGTCGAGGGTGACCCCTCGACCGTGGTCGGGATGTCGGTGTCGACGCTGCGACGGCTGGTGCGCGATGTCGGCGTGGACTGGACGGCGCTGTGGAACACCACAGACCCGTCGCTCGGCGATACTCCGACGTTGTCGTAG
- a CDS encoding response regulator transcription factor, protein MTRVALIDDHESVRLGLEAACARARTKEVVFSGNTVTEYVKWRASAGAAPADVVVLDLTLGDGTTVTENVRRLVLDGSSVIIHSVADRPAAVREALAAGAAGVVSKSSPIDDVIAAVRTVANGEPLNNVEWASAVEGDREFADAQLSAREREVLRLYAAGLPLKVVAERLGVAYSTAKENITRVRVKYVEVGRPAPTKVDLLRRAMEDGLLAGSAADAGDIARGG, encoded by the coding sequence ATGACGCGCGTGGCTCTCATCGACGATCACGAGTCGGTGCGGCTCGGGCTCGAGGCCGCCTGCGCGCGCGCCCGCACGAAAGAGGTCGTGTTCTCGGGGAACACCGTCACCGAATACGTGAAGTGGCGCGCCTCGGCGGGTGCCGCTCCGGCCGACGTGGTCGTGCTCGACCTCACGCTCGGCGACGGCACCACCGTCACCGAGAACGTGCGGCGCCTCGTGCTCGACGGCTCGAGCGTCATCATCCACAGCGTCGCCGACCGGCCGGCCGCCGTCCGCGAGGCGCTTGCGGCGGGGGCGGCGGGCGTCGTCAGCAAGTCCTCGCCGATCGACGACGTCATCGCCGCAGTGCGCACCGTCGCCAACGGCGAGCCGCTCAACAACGTGGAGTGGGCGAGCGCCGTCGAGGGCGACCGTGAGTTCGCCGATGCCCAGCTCTCGGCGCGCGAGCGCGAGGTGCTGCGGCTCTACGCCGCCGGGCTGCCGCTCAAGGTCGTCGCCGAACGGCTCGGGGTCGCGTACTCGACGGCGAAAGAGAACATCACGCGCGTGCGGGTCAAGTACGTCGAGGTGGGGCGCCCGGCGCCCACGAAGGTCGACCTGCTCAGGCGGGCCATGGAGGACGGACTGCTCGCCGGGTCGGCGGCGGACGCGGGGGACATCGCGCGTGGCGGGTGA
- a CDS encoding LCP family protein has translation MSVMSPSRTAGPSARSRVVEERPMRNPDASSRPIMTKRGWWLVALNFLMPGSAQVLAGNRRLGRFGIATTLLLWVLLIVALLFALLAPTAGLSIVTGAWLPDWLALLRPLPLLIAQGLFLAYGVLWVVLTVDTLRLVRLVKTGTWSRFGIALLAVLLTVVSTGSAVYASNVAGSVRNTLGAIFQATGPVVPPSDGYYNILLLGADSGEGRDSMRFDSISVVSVNAETGATTITGIPRDMPNFPFAEGPMQDRYPNGHESHGDPTCGWGSGINQLRTEVEVCQDGNALYPDAVSRGSEPAIEATKDAAEGILGIEIPYYVFIDMHGFASLVDALGGVEITVEQRLPKGGPPEGVDPYNVDAWAIGWIEPGTQRMDGDTAQWYARSRYTTNDFDRMKRQRQLQEAILAQFTPQVVLTRFQEIATAGTALVKTDLPQSLIPALADLAVKAKEEPVSTIELTPEGGIDEYHPDYAYIQELIQTTLHPPTPTGTPEG, from the coding sequence GTGAGCGTCATGAGCCCGTCGCGAACGGCCGGCCCGTCCGCGCGGTCGCGGGTGGTCGAGGAACGGCCGATGCGCAATCCGGATGCCTCGTCGCGCCCCATCATGACCAAGCGCGGGTGGTGGCTGGTCGCCCTGAACTTCCTCATGCCCGGGTCCGCCCAGGTGCTGGCGGGCAACCGGCGGCTCGGCCGCTTCGGGATCGCCACGACGCTGCTGCTGTGGGTGCTCCTCATCGTGGCGCTGCTGTTCGCGCTGCTCGCGCCCACGGCGGGGCTCAGCATCGTCACGGGCGCGTGGCTGCCCGACTGGCTCGCGCTGCTGCGGCCTCTCCCGCTGCTGATCGCACAGGGGCTCTTCCTCGCGTACGGCGTGCTGTGGGTGGTGCTCACCGTCGACACCCTCCGTCTCGTGCGGCTCGTGAAGACCGGCACGTGGTCGCGGTTCGGCATCGCGTTGCTCGCCGTCCTGCTCACGGTCGTCTCGACCGGGAGCGCCGTGTACGCCTCGAACGTCGCGGGGTCGGTCCGCAACACGCTCGGCGCGATCTTCCAGGCGACGGGGCCGGTGGTCCCGCCCTCCGACGGCTACTACAACATCCTCCTGCTCGGTGCCGACAGCGGCGAGGGCCGCGATTCGATGCGGTTCGACAGCATCTCGGTGGTCTCGGTCAACGCCGAGACCGGTGCGACCACGATCACCGGCATCCCTCGCGACATGCCGAACTTCCCGTTCGCGGAAGGCCCGATGCAGGATCGGTACCCGAACGGGCACGAGAGCCACGGCGATCCCACGTGCGGATGGGGGAGCGGCATCAACCAGCTGCGCACCGAGGTCGAGGTGTGCCAGGACGGGAACGCGCTGTACCCGGATGCCGTCTCGAGGGGCTCCGAACCTGCGATCGAAGCCACGAAGGACGCCGCGGAGGGGATCCTCGGAATCGAGATCCCGTACTACGTGTTCATCGACATGCACGGCTTCGCGTCCCTCGTCGACGCGCTCGGCGGCGTCGAGATCACCGTCGAGCAGCGTCTGCCGAAGGGAGGTCCGCCGGAGGGCGTCGACCCGTACAACGTCGACGCGTGGGCGATCGGCTGGATCGAGCCCGGCACGCAGCGGATGGACGGCGACACGGCGCAGTGGTACGCACGGTCGCGCTACACCACGAACGACTTCGACCGCATGAAGCGTCAACGACAGCTGCAGGAGGCGATCCTGGCCCAGTTCACGCCGCAGGTCGTTCTGACCCGGTTCCAGGAGATCGCGACTGCGGGCACCGCCCTCGTCAAGACCGACCTGCCGCAGTCGCTCATCCCCGCGCTCGCCGACCTCGCGGTGAAGGCCAAGGAGGAGCCGGTCAGCACGATCGAGCTCACGCCCGAGGGCGGCATCGACGAGTACCACCCCGACTACGCCTACATCCAGGAGCTCATCCAGACCACGCTCCACCCGCCGACGCCGACCGGCACTCCGGAGGGCTGA
- a CDS encoding class I SAM-dependent RNA methyltransferase, which yields MNSGDVIDLQITGVAHGGVFVGRHEGRVVFVPDAIPGERVRVRLTDTAKKSFWRGEVLEALDASEHRQPHVWRQADVDVAPEDRPGGADFGHIALAHQRELKLRVLLEALERFGGVTDVAVGMTGAGAVLGSADDALARVLDEETPDGTGWRTRVSLHVDADGRIGPYAARSHRVVEVDDLPLATEQVERAALDLRGFPPGRVDLVQPADGRVRVVPRPERAPRPAGARGKRHPSPRATADKKNPAREVVVEKVGRREFRVDAGGFWQVHRLAAHSLSDVVKNALRGLRADGPIRREGGLWIDPDAWHLDLYGGVGLFAATLGDLGGPSTRVTSVESDARATEHAGENLAEWIGARAETGRVDRWLARLASEASATERERLSRGVVLLDPPRSGAGREVVEHIAQLAPATVVYVACDPVALARDIGTFRASGYEPSRIDAVDLFPNSHHVEAVATLTRAAPRG from the coding sequence GTGAACTCCGGCGACGTCATCGACCTCCAGATCACAGGCGTCGCCCACGGCGGCGTGTTCGTGGGCCGGCATGAGGGCCGCGTCGTGTTCGTGCCCGACGCGATCCCCGGCGAGCGCGTCCGGGTGCGCCTGACCGATACCGCGAAGAAGTCGTTCTGGCGCGGTGAGGTGCTCGAGGCGCTCGACGCCTCGGAGCACCGGCAGCCGCATGTCTGGCGGCAGGCGGATGTCGACGTCGCGCCCGAGGACCGCCCCGGCGGCGCCGACTTCGGCCACATCGCGCTCGCGCACCAGCGGGAGCTGAAGCTGCGCGTCCTGCTCGAGGCGCTGGAGCGTTTCGGTGGCGTCACCGACGTCGCGGTCGGCATGACGGGCGCAGGTGCCGTGCTCGGGTCGGCCGACGACGCGTTGGCGCGCGTCCTCGACGAAGAGACGCCCGACGGCACGGGATGGCGAACGCGCGTGAGTCTGCACGTGGACGCCGACGGGCGCATCGGGCCGTATGCCGCCCGGAGCCACCGCGTCGTCGAGGTCGACGATCTGCCGCTGGCGACGGAGCAGGTCGAGCGCGCTGCCCTCGACCTGCGCGGCTTCCCGCCCGGACGGGTCGACCTCGTCCAGCCGGCCGACGGCCGGGTACGGGTCGTGCCCAGGCCCGAGCGAGCGCCACGACCTGCCGGTGCGCGCGGGAAGCGGCATCCGTCGCCACGCGCGACAGCGGACAAGAAGAACCCGGCGAGAGAGGTCGTGGTCGAGAAGGTCGGACGTCGCGAGTTCCGCGTCGACGCCGGCGGATTCTGGCAGGTGCACCGGCTCGCGGCCCACTCGCTCTCCGATGTGGTGAAGAACGCGCTCCGCGGACTCCGCGCCGACGGACCGATCCGTCGTGAGGGCGGCCTGTGGATCGACCCGGACGCGTGGCACCTCGACCTGTACGGCGGCGTCGGCCTGTTCGCGGCGACGCTCGGCGACCTCGGCGGGCCGTCCACGCGCGTCACGAGCGTCGAGTCCGACGCGCGCGCGACGGAGCACGCCGGCGAGAACCTCGCCGAGTGGATCGGCGCCCGCGCCGAGACCGGGCGCGTCGACAGGTGGCTCGCGCGGCTCGCGTCCGAGGCATCCGCCACCGAACGGGAGCGGCTGTCGAGGGGCGTCGTCCTGCTCGACCCGCCCCGCTCGGGCGCCGGACGCGAAGTGGTCGAGCACATCGCGCAGCTCGCGCCCGCGACCGTGGTCTACGTCGCCTGCGACCCCGTGGCGCTCGCGCGCGACATCGGGACCTTCCGCGCGTCGGGCTACGAGCCGTCACGCATCGACGCCGTCGACCTGTTTCCGAACTCGCACCATGTCGAAGCCGTGGCCACCCTCACTCGAGCCGCCCCGCGTGGGTAG
- a CDS encoding PH domain-containing protein, with product MTQPTSYGGRPLTPAPGAPTPELLVARFRGHARRLTWSAIVMVAVAGACGYFYGNLPAPFEDWMLLAAAGGVVLVLVLLPFLAWWAHVYTITTRRVLERRGILAARRRELMHVRGYRLQVRRGILQRLWGAGTITLSNGVDEPLRLANIPSVELVHEALVDQVEVNQILAHRDAQPLPPGPPPPVPPAR from the coding sequence ATGACGCAGCCGACGAGCTATGGCGGCAGACCGCTGACGCCCGCTCCCGGCGCGCCGACGCCCGAGCTGCTCGTCGCGCGGTTCCGCGGACACGCGCGCCGGCTGACGTGGTCGGCGATCGTGATGGTCGCCGTCGCCGGCGCGTGCGGCTACTTCTACGGCAACCTTCCGGCGCCGTTCGAGGACTGGATGCTGCTGGCCGCCGCCGGCGGCGTCGTGCTGGTGCTCGTGCTGCTGCCGTTCCTCGCGTGGTGGGCGCACGTCTACACGATCACGACGCGCCGCGTGCTGGAACGCCGCGGGATCCTCGCGGCCCGGCGCCGTGAGCTGATGCATGTGCGCGGCTACCGGCTGCAGGTGCGTCGCGGCATCCTGCAGCGCCTGTGGGGTGCGGGCACGATCACGCTGTCGAACGGTGTCGATGAACCGCTCCGCCTCGCGAACATCCCGAGCGTCGAGCTGGTGCACGAGGCGCTCGTCGACCAGGTCGAGGTGAACCAGATCCTCGCGCATCGCGACGCCCAGCCGCTGCCGCCCGGCCCGCCGCCGCCGGTTCCGCCCGCCCGGTGA
- the purE gene encoding 5-(carboxyamino)imidazole ribonucleotide mutase — protein sequence MGSDSDWRVMSDASQALTDFGIPHEVEVVSAHRTPDKLMRYGREARSRGLRAIIAGAGGAAHLPGMLASVTALPVIGVPVQLATLDGMDSLLSIVQMPAGIPVATVSINGAKNAGLLAARILGAADPAIAERVEAYARDLEHQVEEKNRRLKESL from the coding sequence ATGGGTTCCGACTCGGACTGGCGGGTCATGAGCGACGCCTCCCAGGCACTCACCGACTTCGGCATCCCCCACGAGGTCGAGGTGGTGTCGGCGCATCGCACCCCTGACAAGCTCATGCGGTACGGCCGGGAGGCCCGCTCGCGCGGACTGCGGGCGATCATCGCGGGCGCCGGCGGCGCGGCGCACCTGCCGGGCATGCTGGCCTCGGTCACAGCGCTTCCGGTGATCGGCGTGCCCGTCCAGCTCGCCACGCTCGACGGCATGGACTCGCTCCTGAGCATCGTGCAGATGCCCGCCGGCATCCCCGTCGCCACCGTCTCGATCAACGGCGCCAAGAACGCCGGCCTCCTCGCCGCACGGATCCTCGGCGCCGCCGATCCGGCCATCGCCGAGCGGGTCGAGGCGTACGCGCGCGATCTCGAGCACCAGGTGGAGGAGAAGAACCGGCGGCTCAAGGAGTCGCTGTGA
- a CDS encoding acyl-CoA carboxylase subunit beta, which produces MESVTQPSDLPDLSTTAGKIADLRARYQEAVLDAEAVAQEKQHAKGKGTARERIELLVDPGSFVELDEYVRHRTTAFGMDRSRPYGDSVVTGVGTIHGRTVAVYAQDFSTFGGSLGEVAGEKIIKVMEFALRSGIPIVGMLDSGGARIQEGVVALGKYGEIFRLNTAASGVIPQISIIMGPAAGGAVYSPALTDFVVMVDKTSQMFVTGPDVIKTVTGEDVGMEELGGAHTHNSRSGVAHYLAEDEDDAIDYVRTMLGFLPDNNMAELPVYETGFEFETTDADRALNTIIPDSPNQPYDIHQVIRGIVDAEDFLEVQPLFAPNIVIGFGRVEGRSVGIIANQPSQMAGTLNIEAGEKASRFVRFCDAFSIPIVTLVDVPGYLPGTDQEWTGVIRRGAKLLYAYAEATVPLVTVILRKAYGGAYIVMGSKQLGADINLAWPTAEIAVMGGQGAVNILYRGEIKRAEEAGEDVAAVRTRLANEYTYNVASPFLAAERGELDGIIEPAQTRVSIAKALRALRGKRATLPPKKHGNIPL; this is translated from the coding sequence GTGGAATCCGTGACTCAGCCGTCAGACCTCCCCGACCTGTCGACGACCGCCGGCAAGATCGCCGATCTCCGCGCCCGCTATCAGGAGGCCGTCCTCGACGCCGAGGCCGTCGCCCAGGAGAAGCAGCACGCGAAGGGCAAGGGCACCGCGCGCGAGCGCATCGAGCTCCTGGTCGACCCGGGCAGCTTCGTCGAGCTCGACGAGTACGTGCGCCACCGCACCACGGCGTTCGGCATGGACCGCTCCCGCCCCTACGGCGACTCGGTCGTGACGGGCGTGGGCACGATCCACGGCCGCACGGTGGCCGTGTACGCCCAGGACTTCTCGACGTTCGGGGGGTCGCTGGGCGAGGTCGCCGGCGAGAAGATCATCAAGGTCATGGAGTTCGCCCTGCGCAGCGGCATCCCCATCGTGGGAATGCTCGACTCCGGCGGCGCCCGCATCCAGGAGGGCGTGGTCGCGCTCGGCAAGTACGGCGAGATCTTCCGGCTCAACACCGCGGCATCCGGAGTCATCCCGCAGATCTCGATCATCATGGGCCCCGCCGCCGGAGGCGCGGTGTACTCCCCCGCGCTCACGGACTTCGTCGTGATGGTCGACAAGACGAGCCAGATGTTCGTCACCGGACCCGACGTCATCAAGACGGTCACCGGCGAGGACGTCGGCATGGAGGAGCTCGGCGGCGCGCACACGCACAACTCGCGCTCCGGCGTCGCGCACTACCTCGCCGAAGACGAGGACGACGCGATCGACTACGTGCGCACCATGCTCGGCTTCCTCCCCGACAACAACATGGCCGAGCTGCCGGTGTACGAGACCGGGTTCGAATTCGAGACGACGGATGCCGATCGCGCGCTGAACACGATCATCCCCGACTCGCCCAACCAGCCCTACGACATCCACCAGGTGATCCGCGGCATCGTCGACGCCGAGGACTTCCTCGAGGTGCAGCCGCTGTTCGCCCCCAACATCGTGATCGGCTTCGGCCGCGTCGAAGGGCGCTCGGTCGGCATCATCGCGAACCAGCCGTCGCAGATGGCCGGCACGCTGAACATCGAGGCCGGCGAGAAGGCGAGCCGCTTCGTGCGGTTCTGCGACGCCTTCTCGATCCCGATCGTGACGCTCGTCGACGTGCCCGGCTACCTGCCCGGCACCGACCAGGAGTGGACCGGCGTCATCCGCCGCGGGGCCAAGCTCCTCTACGCCTACGCCGAGGCGACCGTGCCCCTGGTCACGGTGATCCTGCGCAAGGCCTACGGCGGCGCGTACATCGTGATGGGCTCCAAGCAGCTGGGCGCCGACATCAACCTCGCGTGGCCCACCGCCGAGATCGCCGTCATGGGCGGTCAGGGCGCGGTCAACATCCTCTACCGCGGCGAGATCAAGCGTGCCGAAGAGGCCGGCGAGGATGTCGCCGCCGTGCGCACGCGCCTGGCCAACGAGTACACCTACAACGTGGCATCCCCATTCCTCGCCGCCGAGCGCGGCGAGTTGGACGGCATCATCGAGCCGGCGCAGACCCGCGTCTCCATCGCGAAGGCGCTGCGGGCGCTGCGCGGCAAGCGCGCGACGCTGCCGCCCAAGAAGCACGGGAACATCCCGCTGTGA
- a CDS encoding 5-(carboxyamino)imidazole ribonucleotide synthase, with amino-acid sequence MALRVGVVGGGQLARMMIAPAVELGVELRVLAEEAGMSASLAATAVGDYRDADTVLAFARDVDVVTFDHEHVPQDVLAALVDAGVAVHPGPAALRFAQDKLLMRARLQELGMPQPDWAAVSNTDELQAFIDDHGGRAVVKTPRGGYDGKGVRVVSAATEADDWFAALAEDARGGALLAEELVDFSRELAQQVARRPSGAVRAYPVVETVQRDGVCAEVIAPAPHAAERLQRVASTIGVGIADGLGVTGMLAVELFETTDERLLVNELAMRPHNSGHWSQDGAITSQFEQHLRAVLDLPLGDADPVAEWSVMVNILGGPAADSLDARFAAAMTEHPAAKVHTYGKAPRPGRKVGHVNVAGSDLDEVAYQARAAASFFVD; translated from the coding sequence ATGGCGCTGCGAGTCGGAGTCGTCGGTGGCGGGCAGCTGGCCCGGATGATGATCGCGCCGGCGGTCGAGCTCGGGGTCGAGCTGCGGGTGCTCGCCGAGGAAGCGGGGATGTCGGCATCCCTCGCCGCCACCGCGGTGGGCGACTACCGCGACGCCGACACCGTCCTCGCCTTCGCGCGCGACGTCGACGTGGTCACGTTCGACCACGAGCACGTGCCGCAGGACGTGCTCGCCGCGCTCGTCGACGCCGGGGTCGCGGTGCACCCGGGACCCGCCGCGCTGAGGTTCGCGCAGGACAAGCTGCTCATGCGCGCCCGCCTGCAGGAGCTGGGGATGCCGCAGCCCGACTGGGCGGCCGTGTCGAACACCGACGAGCTGCAGGCCTTCATCGACGACCACGGCGGCCGCGCCGTCGTGAAGACCCCGCGCGGCGGCTACGACGGCAAGGGCGTGCGCGTCGTCTCGGCGGCCACCGAGGCCGACGACTGGTTCGCCGCGCTCGCCGAGGACGCCCGTGGCGGTGCGCTGCTCGCCGAAGAGCTCGTCGACTTCTCTCGCGAGCTCGCTCAGCAGGTCGCCCGCCGCCCGTCCGGTGCGGTGCGCGCCTACCCCGTCGTCGAGACCGTGCAGCGCGACGGCGTGTGCGCCGAGGTGATCGCCCCGGCGCCGCACGCCGCCGAGCGACTGCAGCGCGTGGCCTCGACGATCGGTGTCGGCATCGCCGACGGCCTCGGCGTCACCGGCATGCTCGCCGTCGAGCTGTTCGAGACCACCGACGAGCGGCTCCTGGTCAACGAGCTCGCGATGCGCCCGCACAACAGCGGGCACTGGAGCCAGGACGGTGCGATCACCAGCCAGTTCGAGCAGCACCTCCGCGCCGTGCTCGATCTGCCGCTCGGCGACGCCGATCCGGTGGCGGAGTGGTCGGTGATGGTCAACATCCTCGGCGGGCCCGCGGCGGATTCGCTCGATGCGCGGTTCGCCGCCGCCATGACCGAGCATCCGGCGGCGAAGGTGCACACCTACGGCAAGGCGCCGCGACCGGGTCGCAAGGTCGGGCACGTGAACGTGGCCGGGAGCGATCTCGATGAGGTGGCGTACCAGGCGCGGGCCGCGGCATCCTTCTTCGTCGACTGA
- a CDS encoding sensor histidine kinase, with protein MAGDGQTVLDTAWAQIPRSREATAGIGSFTRSRVERIISIAAASGSVIIGTQAFIAALGSTQERPEWRIPLMVAVFGTLAFMLLACAIGRAVRVASGVFALVYVLALASWPIATAGVVPDTLDEPWIWYLVNLATLAAVLAFPLPLQIAWMILAPLLFYFVRLVQGGFATDFWIAVGLDVSFALILGGVLLTLGWMLRSVAANVDETRARAVSSYAQAAAADAAEQERVAVAALMHDSVLAALIAAERATTPRERTLAAAMAREALTRLANTEQDSHEGTDDPRDGLELADDIEAAAGELGADVDVHREIAPDIAPIPGRVARALTLAATQAVANALQHAGGAGLGVAVIARDGRVRVEVHDAGEGFDLDDIPDDRLGIRASIIARVAAVGGTADLETGSHGTTVRLTWREAAA; from the coding sequence GTGGCGGGTGACGGCCAGACGGTGCTCGACACCGCGTGGGCGCAGATTCCGCGCTCGCGGGAGGCGACCGCCGGGATCGGGTCCTTCACCCGCTCGCGCGTCGAGCGGATCATCTCGATCGCCGCCGCCTCAGGGTCGGTCATCATCGGCACGCAGGCGTTCATCGCGGCGCTGGGGTCGACGCAGGAGCGCCCCGAATGGCGCATCCCGCTCATGGTCGCCGTCTTCGGGACTCTCGCGTTCATGCTGCTGGCCTGCGCGATCGGCCGCGCCGTGCGCGTCGCCTCCGGGGTGTTCGCGCTCGTCTACGTGCTGGCGCTCGCGTCGTGGCCGATCGCGACAGCAGGCGTCGTCCCCGACACGCTCGACGAGCCGTGGATCTGGTACCTGGTGAACCTGGCGACGCTGGCGGCGGTGCTCGCGTTCCCGCTCCCGCTCCAGATCGCGTGGATGATCCTCGCGCCGCTGCTGTTCTACTTCGTGCGGCTCGTCCAGGGCGGCTTCGCGACGGACTTCTGGATCGCCGTCGGCCTGGACGTGTCGTTCGCGCTGATCCTCGGTGGGGTGCTGCTGACACTGGGCTGGATGCTGCGGTCGGTCGCCGCGAACGTCGACGAGACGCGTGCACGAGCCGTCTCGTCGTACGCGCAGGCCGCCGCGGCCGACGCCGCGGAGCAGGAGCGCGTCGCCGTGGCTGCGCTCATGCACGACAGCGTGCTCGCCGCGCTCATCGCCGCGGAGCGCGCGACGACCCCGCGTGAGCGCACGCTCGCCGCCGCGATGGCGCGCGAAGCCCTCACGCGACTCGCCAACACCGAGCAGGACTCCCACGAGGGAACCGACGACCCCCGCGACGGCCTGGAACTCGCCGACGACATCGAGGCGGCGGCCGGCGAGCTCGGCGCCGATGTCGACGTGCACCGCGAGATCGCGCCCGACATCGCGCCGATCCCGGGCCGGGTCGCGCGCGCCCTCACGCTCGCGGCCACCCAGGCGGTGGCCAACGCGCTGCAGCACGCGGGCGGTGCGGGGCTGGGCGTGGCGGTGATCGCGCGCGACGGCCGCGTCCGCGTCGAGGTGCACGACGCGGGGGAGGGCTTCGACCTCGACGACATCCCCGATGACCGGCTCGGCATCCGCGCGTCGATCATCGCGCGCGTCGCGGCCGTCGGAGGCACCGCCGACCTCGAGACCGGCAGTCACGGCACGACCGTGCGCCTGACGTGGCGGGAGGCGGCCGCGTGA
- a CDS encoding acyl-CoA carboxylase subunit epsilon, translating into MSTADDTAREAVTIDVLRGAPTEEELAALIAVVSEAYATEAAEAVADDAARRSGWELSQRAIRQPLRRDLGWRAVVG; encoded by the coding sequence GTGAGCACCGCCGACGACACCGCACGCGAGGCCGTCACGATCGATGTGCTGCGCGGAGCGCCGACCGAGGAGGAGCTGGCCGCCCTCATCGCGGTCGTCAGCGAGGCGTACGCGACCGAGGCGGCCGAGGCCGTGGCGGACGACGCAGCGCGGCGCAGCGGGTGGGAGCTGTCGCAGCGCGCCATTCGTCAGCCGCTGCGCCGCGACCTCGGCTGGCGCGCGGTCGTCGGGTAG